One Phaseolus vulgaris cultivar G19833 chromosome 4, P. vulgaris v2.0, whole genome shotgun sequence DNA window includes the following coding sequences:
- the LOC137836947 gene encoding uncharacterized protein, with protein MDFPAEENEEGNVEELMMMEGVASIALLPCGSISGHFIQLPHSTCYGLSGTELECERECSRGEDYRLIKLTITDFNTKKEQATVVECKGHDAARFHSIDHIHGWGKDITGLVEQKDGKKRIVVSFECETLKADKAAEDHIRKFLPKLAGLDAVVNIGKMKISGLDFGAEEDEETE; from the exons atgg ATTTTCCGGCAGAAGAGAACGAAGAGGGGAACGTGGAAGAGTTGATGATGATGGAAGGAGTAGCTTCAATAGCATTGTTGCCGTGTGGCTCTATCTCAGGACACTTCATCCAACTTCCTCATTCTACTTGCTATGGCCTTTCTGGCACTG AATTGGAATGTGAAAGGGAATGCAGTAGGGGTGAGGATTATCGCCTCATCAAACTCACGATCACAGATTTCAAT ACAAAGAAAGAGCAAGCTACTGTCGTGGAGTGCAAAGGCCATGATGCTGCACGGTTCCACAGCATTGATCATATTCATGG TTGGGGTAAGGATATCACAGGTTTGGTGGAACAAAAGGATGGGAAGAAAAGGATCGTTGTTTCGTTCGAGTGTGAGACACTGAAAGCTGATAAAGCAGCAGAAGATCACATCAGGAAATTCCTGCCAAAATTAGCCGGGCTGGATGCTGTTG TTAACATAGGAAAGATGAAAATATCTGGGTTGGATTTTGGAGCAGAGGAAGATGAGGAGACTGAGTag